Proteins from a single region of Engystomops pustulosus chromosome 5, aEngPut4.maternal, whole genome shotgun sequence:
- the CCN3 gene encoding CCN family member 3: MMMMCGRSLLPALCTFLLFHTAISQKCPAQCGPCPDEPPNCAPDVPIVLDGCACCPVCARQQGERCSEVMPCQEDLGLYCDFSAEPQGDVGICMVLEGGKCVFNGALYNDGETFQPSCKYHCTCQDGQIGCVPRCNLDLQLPGPDCPFPRKVTVPGECCEKWVCDSKEEVAFGGFAMAAYRPEATLGVDMGTNCIEQTTEWSACSKTCGLGHSYRVTNRNRRCEMQKQIRLCMVRPCDEDTEGLIEKKGKRCVRVKKSEKAVHFEYNNCVSVHSYKPKFCGECTDGRCCTPHSTRTAQVEFRCPKGRTMKKPVMFINTCVCHNNCPRDTSLLQTDNAKFPRLTRY, encoded by the exons GCCATCTCACAGAAATGCCCTGCGCAGTGTGGACCGTGCCCAGACGAACCCCCAAACTGTGCCCCCGATGTGCCCATCGTGCTGGATGGCTGTGCCTGCTGCCCTGTGTGTGCCAGGCAGCAAGGAGAGCGCTGCTCTGAAGTAATGCCATGTCAAGAGGACCTGGGCTTGTACTGTGACTTCAGCGCAGAGCCACAGGGTGATGTGGGCATATGCATGG TGCTGGAAGGAGGGAAATGTGTCTTCAACGGTGCCCTGTATAACGACGGTGAAACCTTCCAACCAAGCTGTAAATACCACTGTACGTGTCAGGATGGGCAGATTGGATGTGTCCCCAGATGTAACCTGGATCTGCAACTTCCAGGACCTGATTGTCCCTTTCCCAGAAAAGTCACTGTCCCTGGGGAATGCTGCGAGAAGTGGGTGTGTGATTCCAAAGAAGAGGTTGCATTTGGAGGCTTCGCTATGGCTG CTTACAGACCTGAGGCCACGTTGGGAGTAGATATGGGCACCAACTGTATCGAGCAGACGACAGAATGGAGCGCTTGCTCTAAGACGTGCGGCCTGGGACACTCATACAGGGTGACAAATCGCAACCGCCGCTGTGAGATGCAAAAACAGATCCGCCTGTGCATGGTGCGACCATGTGATGAAGACACTGAGGGGCTGATAGAAAAG AAAGGGAAAAGATGCGTAAGAGTGAAGAAGTCCGAGAAAGCCGTCCATTTCGAATATAATAACTGCGTCAGTGTACACAGCTACAAACCCAAGTTCTGCGGTGAGTGCACGGACGGCCGATGCTGCACCCCCCACAGTACCCGGACCGCCCAGGTGGAGTTCCGCTGTCCCAAAGGCAGAACTATGAAGAAACCAGTGATGTTCATCAACACCTGCGTCTGCCACAATAACTGTCCCCGCGACACCAGCCTCCTTCAGACCGACAATGCCAAGTTCCCCAGATTGACAAGATATTAG